One Campylobacter sp. RM16192 genomic region harbors:
- the trpD gene encoding anthranilate phosphoribosyltransferase — translation MILLIDNYDSFVFNVEQYIKELTDEEVISVRNDKITLEEIRRLNPSKIVLSPGPKHPKDSGVCLEILKSDLNVPILGICLGHQAIGLVGGAVIKRLEKPFHGKTSFIDALEESPLFEGLPSKFEVMRYHSLYVDELPANLKALAVSEDGVIMALCDVNRPIFGIQFHPESYFTQYGKKIIENFLNFKSEAKIQESEPANFKRFLIKLQDNVGLDDRDFEQICALIASKDYEITQLAALLVLISEKSLYPKSLASLVKNILKYSQTYRDASPMIDLCGTGGDGLKTINISTAVSFILASLGVKVAKHGNKAISSRSGSSDVLEGINLTMSNSLSTLRELLDEKNLAFFHAPFFHPLVAEVKEVRARLGIRTVFNVLGPMLNPNLSLKNQLVGVYHKPVLKLYAQTLKLLGREHALVVRGEDGLDEISLCDETKIIELKNGEIYEYSVTPEQFGFKRAFHSEIEGGTPEENAQTLVKILKGKERGAKFDIVVLNAMFALYTANFVANPMDAKDVIVKAIDSGQVYKYFKDYIGAKS, via the coding sequence ATGATACTTCTGATAGATAACTACGACAGCTTCGTATTTAACGTCGAGCAATACATCAAAGAGCTAACCGACGAAGAGGTCATAAGCGTACGAAATGACAAGATCACGCTTGAAGAGATTCGCAGGCTAAATCCAAGCAAGATCGTGCTAAGTCCCGGGCCAAAACATCCAAAAGATAGCGGAGTTTGCCTTGAAATTTTAAAAAGCGATTTAAATGTGCCGATTTTAGGAATTTGCCTTGGACATCAGGCGATCGGGCTAGTTGGCGGCGCGGTCATAAAGCGCCTTGAAAAGCCATTTCACGGCAAGACTTCATTCATCGATGCGCTTGAGGAAAGCCCGCTTTTTGAGGGGCTACCTAGCAAATTTGAGGTTATGCGATATCACTCGCTTTATGTGGATGAGCTGCCTGCGAATTTAAAAGCCCTTGCGGTAAGCGAAGATGGCGTCATAATGGCGCTTTGCGATGTGAACCGACCTATTTTTGGCATACAGTTTCACCCTGAAAGCTACTTCACGCAATACGGTAAAAAGATAATCGAAAATTTCCTAAACTTTAAAAGCGAAGCCAAAATACAAGAGAGCGAACCTGCGAATTTCAAGAGGTTTTTAATCAAGCTTCAAGATAACGTCGGGCTTGACGATAGGGATTTTGAGCAAATTTGCGCGCTGATAGCTTCAAAGGATTACGAGATAACGCAGCTTGCAGCGCTTTTGGTGCTAATTAGCGAAAAGAGTCTTTATCCAAAGAGTCTTGCAAGCCTCGTTAAAAACATCTTAAAATACTCCCAAACCTACCGCGACGCTTCGCCGATGATAGATCTGTGCGGAACGGGTGGCGATGGGCTTAAGACGATAAATATCTCAACTGCGGTTTCGTTTATCCTTGCAAGCCTTGGCGTTAAAGTCGCAAAGCACGGCAACAAGGCGATTTCAAGCAGATCGGGCAGCTCGGATGTGCTTGAAGGCATAAATTTAACCATGTCAAATTCACTAAGCACTCTAAGAGAGCTGCTTGATGAGAAAAATTTAGCCTTTTTCCATGCGCCGTTTTTTCATCCGCTAGTTGCCGAGGTCAAAGAAGTGCGAGCACGCCTTGGCATAAGGACGGTGTTTAACGTGCTTGGGCCTATGCTAAATCCAAATTTAAGCCTTAAGAACCAACTTGTAGGCGTATATCACAAGCCTGTTTTGAAGCTTTATGCGCAGACTTTAAAGCTACTTGGGCGCGAGCATGCGCTGGTGGTACGCGGTGAGGACGGTCTTGATGAGATAAGTTTATGCGATGAGACAAAGATAATCGAGCTTAAAAACGGCGAAATTTACGAATACTCCGTAACTCCGGAGCAGTTTGGCTTTAAACGAGCATTTCACAGCGAGATAGAGGGCGGAACTCCCGAAGAAAACGCACAAACTTTGGTTAAAATTTTAAAAGGCAAGGAAAGAGGAGCGAAATTTGATATAGTCGTGCTAAACGCGATGTTTGCGCTTTATACGGCAAATTTTGTCGCAAACCCGATGGACGCAAAGGACGTTATAGTCAAGGCGATTGATAGCGGGCAAGTTTATAAATACTTTAAAGATTATATCGGGGCAAAATCATGA